From Monomorium pharaonis isolate MP-MQ-018 chromosome 9, ASM1337386v2, whole genome shotgun sequence, the proteins below share one genomic window:
- the LOC105830710 gene encoding uncharacterized protein LOC105830710 isoform X2: protein MGWLWVEGTPMRLALRALNLLPAPPNSCQPFALGFTLSDSQGHSLATFWADTEPIYWSWTKAIATELVLQTPFRSQRYFNFLEIFTISPRNSDSPATRRRSRSELRCWPSDSPIEKTTICTTTILDESRRRARSELRGWSSSNSSDEDLLGEYRSVPTVITSNKDQPVSRAWGCSESSEGSDDSLPWGGVCRSSVDTVDSRSVPLPEPETREQRIQRYKEARRRENEARSRRFLEEDARRRARAEENNNNLPKIYSRIRSRICSTNDNDDARPIRSPKKDLLTSIDTRKPNENSIIDRLPPLKPNESSTVRFIDENDRNEDDKRNNNSPRSENSTPGILRMDLNERRSRARERRIFRDKGQPALQMTQQLTSTTAIANVETLRERKERLALLSSRIPLPRQSPLQPCPRSVDCPAIASPSSPTILIVSPCEEDVVKLLERCQRVDRYVPVREKLTLFESLSRLGGRLARSTEDLGRTSSKPSPRGKQRARSLHDLNRGTKALPVREMCRFFEGDLEQDACQKTMNLVKTRFSEPAKNTWKDSSSKHDAPCISASARKKHYLK from the exons ATGGGCTGGCTGTGGGTCGAGGGAACCCCGATGAGGTTGGCGTTGCGAGCGTTGAATCTTCTTCCAGCACCACCCAATTCCTGCCAGCCGTTCGCTCTGGGTTTCACCTTGAGCGACTCGCAGGGTCATTCGCTCGCGACCTTTTGG GCGGATACGGAGCCGATCTATTGGTCTTGGACCAAAGCGATCGCGACCGAACTAGTCCTACAAACGCCATTTCGCTCTCAACGATACTTCAACTTTCTGGAGATATTCACCATTTCTCCGAGAAATTCGGACAGCCCGGCAACGAGGAGGCGATCTCGTAGCGAATTACGTTGCTGGCCAAGCGACTCGCCGATCGAGAAGACGACGATATGCACGACGACTATCCTCGACGAATCCAGGAGGAGAGCGAGGAGCGAGTTGCGCGGTTGGTCCAGCAGCAACTCGAGCGACGAAGACCTCTTGGGAGAATATCGAAGCGTACCCACTGTGATAACAAGTAACAAGGACCAACCGGTCAGCAGAGCATGGGGTTGCAGCGAAAGCAGCGAGGGTAGTGACGACAGTCTCCCTTGGGGTGGCGTATGCCGGTCGAGCGTTGATACAGTGGACTCCCGCAGCGTTCCCTTACCGGAACCAGAAACGAGGGAACAGAGGATACAGAGGTACAAAGAGGCACGCAGACGCGAGAACGAAGCGAGAAGTCGACGATTTCTTGAGGAGGACGCGAGGCGAAGAGCAAGAGCTGAGGAGAACAACAATAACTTGCCGAAGATCTACAGCAGAATCAGGAGCAGGATTTGTTCCAccaacgacaacgacgacgctCGTCCGATCCGCTCACCTAAGAAGGACCTTCTCACATCGATCGACACGCGAAAGCCAAACGAGAACTCGATCATCGATCGGTTACCACCACTCAAGCCGAACGAGTCCTCTACAGTGAGGTTTATCGATGAAAATGATCGTAATGAGGACGACAAACGAAACAACAACAGTCCCAGAAGTGAAAACAGCACTCCCGGGATACTTAGGATGGACCTCAACGAGAGAAGAAGTAGAGCTAGAGAGAGGAGAATCTTTCGTGACAAGGGACAACCCGCTCTACAGATGACACAGCAATTGACCAGTACCACCGCTATTGCCAACGTGGAAACTCTTCGGGAACGAAAGGAGCGCTTAGCTCTCTTGTCTTCCAGGATTCCCCTTCCTCGTCAGTCTCCGTTGCAGCCTTGCCCAAGATCCGTAGACTGCCCGGCGATTGCATCTCCAAGCTCTCCGACAATCTTAATAGTGTCACCTTGCGAGGAAGATGTTGTTAAGCTTCTGGAGCGATGTCAGAGGGTAGACCGCTACGTTCCGGTACGGGAAAAGCTGACTTTGTTCGAATCCCTTTCGAGATTAGGCGGTCGTCTGGCCAGGAGCACGGAAGATCTTGGCCGAACATCATCCAAGCCCAGTCCCAGGGGCAAACAACGCGCCCGATCTCTTCACGATCTTAACCGAGGCACCAAAGCTCTGCCCGTGAGAGAGATGTGCCGATTCTTCGAGGGCGATCTAGAGCAGGACGCGTGTCAGAAAACGATGAATCTTGTGAAAACAAGATTTAGCGAGCCGGCGAAGAACACGTGGAAAGACTCGAGTTCAAAACACGATGCACCGTGCATCAGCGCTTCCGCTCGAAAGAAACATTATCTGAAGTGA
- the LOC105830710 gene encoding uncharacterized protein LOC105830710 isoform X1, translating to MMMPPPQVVGVVRKQPGQQTHPRISPLDPETKIKGELYVEDLGERRTVSIRMGWLWVEGTPMRLALRALNLLPAPPNSCQPFALGFTLSDSQGHSLATFWADTEPIYWSWTKAIATELVLQTPFRSQRYFNFLEIFTISPRNSDSPATRRRSRSELRCWPSDSPIEKTTICTTTILDESRRRARSELRGWSSSNSSDEDLLGEYRSVPTVITSNKDQPVSRAWGCSESSEGSDDSLPWGGVCRSSVDTVDSRSVPLPEPETREQRIQRYKEARRRENEARSRRFLEEDARRRARAEENNNNLPKIYSRIRSRICSTNDNDDARPIRSPKKDLLTSIDTRKPNENSIIDRLPPLKPNESSTVRFIDENDRNEDDKRNNNSPRSENSTPGILRMDLNERRSRARERRIFRDKGQPALQMTQQLTSTTAIANVETLRERKERLALLSSRIPLPRQSPLQPCPRSVDCPAIASPSSPTILIVSPCEEDVVKLLERCQRVDRYVPVREKLTLFESLSRLGGRLARSTEDLGRTSSKPSPRGKQRARSLHDLNRGTKALPVREMCRFFEGDLEQDACQKTMNLVKTRFSEPAKNTWKDSSSKHDAPCISASARKKHYLK from the exons GCGAGCTGTACGTGGAAGACCTGGGCGAGAGGAGAACGGTTTCCATCAGGATGGGCTGGCTGTGGGTCGAGGGAACCCCGATGAGGTTGGCGTTGCGAGCGTTGAATCTTCTTCCAGCACCACCCAATTCCTGCCAGCCGTTCGCTCTGGGTTTCACCTTGAGCGACTCGCAGGGTCATTCGCTCGCGACCTTTTGG GCGGATACGGAGCCGATCTATTGGTCTTGGACCAAAGCGATCGCGACCGAACTAGTCCTACAAACGCCATTTCGCTCTCAACGATACTTCAACTTTCTGGAGATATTCACCATTTCTCCGAGAAATTCGGACAGCCCGGCAACGAGGAGGCGATCTCGTAGCGAATTACGTTGCTGGCCAAGCGACTCGCCGATCGAGAAGACGACGATATGCACGACGACTATCCTCGACGAATCCAGGAGGAGAGCGAGGAGCGAGTTGCGCGGTTGGTCCAGCAGCAACTCGAGCGACGAAGACCTCTTGGGAGAATATCGAAGCGTACCCACTGTGATAACAAGTAACAAGGACCAACCGGTCAGCAGAGCATGGGGTTGCAGCGAAAGCAGCGAGGGTAGTGACGACAGTCTCCCTTGGGGTGGCGTATGCCGGTCGAGCGTTGATACAGTGGACTCCCGCAGCGTTCCCTTACCGGAACCAGAAACGAGGGAACAGAGGATACAGAGGTACAAAGAGGCACGCAGACGCGAGAACGAAGCGAGAAGTCGACGATTTCTTGAGGAGGACGCGAGGCGAAGAGCAAGAGCTGAGGAGAACAACAATAACTTGCCGAAGATCTACAGCAGAATCAGGAGCAGGATTTGTTCCAccaacgacaacgacgacgctCGTCCGATCCGCTCACCTAAGAAGGACCTTCTCACATCGATCGACACGCGAAAGCCAAACGAGAACTCGATCATCGATCGGTTACCACCACTCAAGCCGAACGAGTCCTCTACAGTGAGGTTTATCGATGAAAATGATCGTAATGAGGACGACAAACGAAACAACAACAGTCCCAGAAGTGAAAACAGCACTCCCGGGATACTTAGGATGGACCTCAACGAGAGAAGAAGTAGAGCTAGAGAGAGGAGAATCTTTCGTGACAAGGGACAACCCGCTCTACAGATGACACAGCAATTGACCAGTACCACCGCTATTGCCAACGTGGAAACTCTTCGGGAACGAAAGGAGCGCTTAGCTCTCTTGTCTTCCAGGATTCCCCTTCCTCGTCAGTCTCCGTTGCAGCCTTGCCCAAGATCCGTAGACTGCCCGGCGATTGCATCTCCAAGCTCTCCGACAATCTTAATAGTGTCACCTTGCGAGGAAGATGTTGTTAAGCTTCTGGAGCGATGTCAGAGGGTAGACCGCTACGTTCCGGTACGGGAAAAGCTGACTTTGTTCGAATCCCTTTCGAGATTAGGCGGTCGTCTGGCCAGGAGCACGGAAGATCTTGGCCGAACATCATCCAAGCCCAGTCCCAGGGGCAAACAACGCGCCCGATCTCTTCACGATCTTAACCGAGGCACCAAAGCTCTGCCCGTGAGAGAGATGTGCCGATTCTTCGAGGGCGATCTAGAGCAGGACGCGTGTCAGAAAACGATGAATCTTGTGAAAACAAGATTTAGCGAGCCGGCGAAGAACACGTGGAAAGACTCGAGTTCAAAACACGATGCACCGTGCATCAGCGCTTCCGCTCGAAAGAAACATTATCTGAAGTGA